ATGACGGACTTGATGTCGGCCAGGGCGATAGGATCGACTCCGGTGAAGGGCTCGTCCAACAGCACGAAGAACGGTGACAGGATCAGCGCCCGGGCGATCTCCACGCGCCGCCGCTCGCCGCCGGAAAGAGTATGGGCCTTCTGGTCCGCCAGGTGGACGAGGCCGAAGGTCTGGAGCAGCCGCCGGCTCCGCTCCTCTTCTTCGTCCCGGCCGAGCCTCAAGGTCTCGAGTATGGCCAACAGGTTCTGCTTGACCGTGAGGCCGCGGAACACGGAGGACTCCTGGGGCAGATAGCTGAGGCCGGCCCGCGCGCGGCGATAGATGGGGGCGGCCGTCAGATCGGTCCCATCCAGGCTGACCTTGCCGCGGTCGGCCCGGACCAGGCCGATGAGGATGTGGAACAGGGTGGTCTTGCCCGCTCCATTGGGCCCGAGAAGGCCCACGACCTCGCCGCTGTTGACCTGGAGGGTAACCTGGTCCACCACTTGGCGTCCTCGATACGCCTTTACGATCCCGTCCGCGTTGAGAACGCTCATCGCCCGCGGCCTGTTCAGTTCACTGATTCAACTGCCCCGGAAAGATCACCGCCTTCACACGTCCTTCGCTGTTCTCCACGACGCTGCGGTCCTCGTTGACGTAGATGGTGATGCGGCTCCCCGAGATGCTGCTGTTGCCGTCGCGCACGACCGTGTTGCCGGACACCGTGATGGTCTCGTCCACCCCGTCGAACACGGCCTTGTCGCCAATCATCACGCGTCCCCCGTGGCTCACCTTCACCTTCCCCTCCGCCACCACGCTGGTCAACACGCCGCCCTTGGCGTCATAGCGCGCCATGAGGACGTCGCTCGCGATCTTGACGCCGTCCCGCACGACCAACACGTTGCCCTTGTAG
The sequence above is drawn from the Deltaproteobacteria bacterium genome and encodes:
- the lptB gene encoding LPS export ABC transporter ATP-binding protein; this encodes MSVLNADGIVKAYRGRQVVDQVTLQVNSGEVVGLLGPNGAGKTTLFHILIGLVRADRGKVSLDGTDLTAAPIYRRARAGLSYLPQESSVFRGLTVKQNLLAILETLRLGRDEEEERSRRLLQTFGLVHLADQKAHTLSGGERRRVEIARALILSPFFVLLDEPFTGVDPIALADIKSVIRRLTDAGIGILITDHNVREALEICTRAYILSQGVVLAEGTPAEIAASERAREVYLGEGFRL